The Leptolyngbya sp. CCY15150 genome contains a region encoding:
- a CDS encoding type II toxin-antitoxin system VapC family toxin: MKQLVLDAGPLIGLFYAQDTYHSNCVKGFQQLATQSTSLLAPIPIIFEVYKWLLQRTQPTIAQATLRVMQASLHPLTITHQDFEVLESMVLQLPDWKGSLEDATVVLMALQYRCPIWTYNFRDFSSFKSLEFWNPGAS; the protein is encoded by the coding sequence GTGAAACAGCTTGTCCTAGATGCCGGGCCGTTGATCGGTCTGTTCTACGCTCAAGATACTTATCACTCAAACTGTGTAAAGGGATTTCAGCAATTGGCGACCCAATCAACTAGTCTGCTAGCCCCTATTCCCATCATTTTTGAGGTCTATAAGTGGCTGCTCCAGCGCACCCAGCCAACCATAGCCCAAGCCACACTCAGAGTAATGCAAGCAAGCCTCCACCCACTTACGATCACCCATCAGGACTTTGAAGTTCTGGAATCAATGGTGCTGCAACTTCCTGACTGGAAGGGTTCCTTGGAAGATGCAACCGTTGTTTTGATGGCACTGCAGTATCGCTGCCCCATTTGGACGTATAACTTTCGAGATTTTTCTAGTTTCAAGAGCTTGGAGTTTTGGAATCCTGGGGCTAGCTGA
- the gcvP gene encoding aminomethyl-transferring glycine dehydrogenase, with amino-acid sequence MSMPSDSVGYAITSDVTTPKRGDGVGGDRSLSETLSDHLKAIAAGTDAFAPRHIGPSDADVEAMLAVLGYDQLPDLIDQAVPPSIRLSRDLAVPAAVSEHEALQELRAIASKNQVFRSYIGMGYHNCITPPVIQRNILENPGWYTQYTPYQPEIAQGRLEALLNFQTMVTDLTAMDIANASLLDEGTAAAEAMTLSYGQCKTKAKAFWVSDLCHPQTLEVVKSRALPLGITVIVGDHRSFTAEALPEAIVGALLQYPATDGGVYDYRPMIEQVHQAGGLVTVAADLLSLTLLTPPGEFGADIVVGSTQRFGVPMGYGGPHAAYFATREVYKRQLPGRLVGVSRDAQGQVALRLALQTREQHIRRDRATSNICTAQVLLAVMASMYAVYHGPQGLRRIATRIHLLTMLLAAGLERLGYTLKNVPVFDTLTVEAGECLGAIAQRAAAQRINLRPLEGQQLGISLDETTTEQDVVDLLTVFAGNPFQGKGDAWMARAQTHSDRLRDHWRQSDYLSHPVFNTYHSETELLRYIHHLQAKDLSLTAAMIPLGSCTMKLNATAEMIPVTWPEFGQIHPFAPVEQTEGYQILFQQLEDMLAEITGFAGISLQPNAGSQGEYAGLLVIRAYHQQRGQGHRQICLIPESAHGTNPASAVMAGMTVVPVGCDRDGNIDLADLQAKAEKHRDQLAALMVTYPSTHGVFEAGIRDICEIIHSYGGQVYMDGANMNAQVGICRPGDFGADVCHLNLHKTFCIPHGGGGPGVGPIGVAAHLVPFLPGHALIPTGGEQGIGAIASAPWGSSSILPISWMYIRMMGGTGLTDATKLAILNANYIAKRLEDHYSILYRGNGGLVAHECIVDLRPFKKAVGIEVDDIAKRLIDYGFHPPTMSWPVAGTIMVEPTESESKPELDRFCDAMIAIREEISQIETGAMDAQDNPLKHAPHTAACLTVDAWPHAYSRAQAVYPTAWTRQRKFWPAVARVDNAYGDRNLVCACLPMSAYA; translated from the coding sequence ATGTCCATGCCATCCGACTCTGTAGGTTATGCGATCACATCTGACGTTACAACACCCAAACGGGGCGATGGGGTAGGGGGCGATCGCTCCTTGAGTGAAACCCTAAGTGACCATCTGAAGGCGATCGCGGCGGGAACCGATGCCTTCGCACCACGACACATTGGCCCCAGCGACGCTGATGTCGAAGCCATGCTGGCAGTACTCGGCTATGACCAGCTCCCTGACTTGATTGACCAAGCCGTGCCGCCCAGCATTCGTTTGTCACGGGATCTAGCGGTGCCGGCGGCGGTGAGTGAGCATGAGGCCCTGCAAGAGCTAAGGGCGATCGCCTCCAAAAATCAGGTCTTTCGCTCCTATATCGGCATGGGCTACCACAACTGCATCACCCCGCCGGTGATTCAGCGCAATATTCTCGAAAACCCCGGTTGGTATACCCAATACACCCCCTACCAGCCCGAAATTGCCCAGGGTCGCCTAGAAGCCCTGCTCAATTTCCAAACCATGGTGACCGACCTGACAGCCATGGACATTGCCAATGCCTCGCTGCTAGATGAAGGCACGGCGGCAGCGGAGGCCATGACCCTCAGCTACGGACAGTGCAAAACCAAGGCGAAAGCTTTCTGGGTGTCGGATCTCTGCCATCCCCAAACCCTAGAGGTGGTGAAAAGTCGTGCTCTGCCCCTAGGAATCACGGTGATCGTGGGTGACCACCGCAGCTTCACGGCCGAGGCACTCCCAGAAGCGATCGTGGGTGCGCTGCTGCAATATCCTGCCACCGATGGCGGCGTCTATGACTACCGTCCGATGATTGAGCAGGTACACCAAGCGGGGGGCTTGGTCACCGTAGCGGCAGATTTGTTGAGCCTAACCCTGCTGACGCCGCCGGGAGAGTTTGGCGCAGATATCGTCGTGGGCAGCACCCAGCGCTTCGGAGTGCCCATGGGCTATGGGGGGCCCCATGCAGCCTACTTTGCCACCCGAGAGGTCTATAAGCGCCAGTTACCAGGGCGGTTGGTGGGCGTCTCGCGGGATGCACAGGGGCAGGTGGCCCTGCGGTTGGCCCTGCAAACCCGAGAACAACATATCCGTCGCGATCGCGCCACCAGCAATATCTGCACGGCTCAGGTTCTATTAGCCGTGATGGCTAGCATGTATGCGGTCTATCACGGCCCTCAAGGGCTGCGCCGCATTGCCACCCGCATCCATCTGCTCACCATGCTGCTGGCAGCCGGTCTGGAACGCTTAGGCTACACCCTCAAAAATGTGCCGGTCTTTGACACCCTGACGGTGGAAGCAGGGGAATGTTTGGGGGCGATCGCTCAACGAGCCGCGGCCCAGCGCATCAATCTGCGACCGCTCGAAGGACAGCAGTTGGGGATTTCTTTGGATGAAACCACCACAGAGCAAGACGTTGTCGATCTGCTCACCGTCTTTGCAGGCAATCCCTTTCAGGGGAAAGGCGATGCCTGGATGGCGCGGGCCCAAACCCACAGCGATCGTCTGCGCGACCATTGGCGACAGTCGGACTACCTGAGCCATCCGGTGTTCAACACCTACCATTCCGAGACGGAACTGCTGCGCTACATCCATCACCTGCAGGCCAAGGATCTATCGCTGACGGCGGCGATGATTCCCCTCGGGTCTTGCACCATGAAGCTCAATGCCACGGCGGAGATGATTCCCGTCACCTGGCCCGAATTCGGGCAGATCCATCCCTTCGCGCCGGTGGAGCAAACCGAGGGGTACCAAATTCTGTTCCAGCAGCTAGAAGACATGCTGGCGGAGATCACTGGATTTGCTGGCATTTCCCTACAGCCCAATGCCGGATCGCAGGGGGAATATGCCGGTCTGTTGGTGATTCGAGCCTACCATCAGCAGCGCGGGCAAGGGCATCGACAGATTTGCCTCATTCCTGAGTCGGCCCATGGCACCAATCCGGCTAGTGCGGTAATGGCCGGGATGACCGTCGTTCCCGTCGGGTGCGATCGCGATGGCAATATTGACCTAGCAGATCTGCAAGCCAAGGCAGAAAAGCATCGGGATCAGCTAGCGGCGTTGATGGTCACCTATCCTTCCACCCACGGGGTTTTTGAGGCCGGTATTCGCGATATCTGCGAGATCATCCACAGCTACGGCGGGCAGGTCTATATGGACGGAGCCAACATGAATGCCCAGGTAGGCATCTGCCGTCCCGGCGACTTTGGGGCCGATGTTTGCCACCTAAACCTCCACAAAACCTTTTGTATTCCCCATGGCGGCGGTGGCCCTGGCGTGGGGCCCATTGGCGTCGCGGCCCATCTCGTGCCCTTCTTACCCGGTCATGCCTTGATTCCCACCGGTGGCGAGCAGGGTATTGGAGCGATCGCCTCTGCCCCCTGGGGCAGCAGCAGCATCCTGCCGATCTCCTGGATGTATATCCGCATGATGGGCGGAACGGGGTTGACCGATGCCACCAAGCTGGCAATTCTCAATGCCAACTACATCGCCAAACGGCTAGAGGATCACTACTCCATTCTCTATCGCGGTAATGGCGGACTCGTGGCCCATGAATGCATCGTGGATCTACGTCCCTTCAAAAAAGCCGTGGGCATTGAGGTCGATGATATCGCCAAGCGGTTGATTGACTACGGCTTCCACCCTCCCACCATGTCTTGGCCCGTGGCCGGCACCATCATGGTAGAACCCACGGAAAGTGAAAGCAAACCTGAACTGGATCGCTTCTGTGACGCCATGATCGCCATCCGCGAGGAAATCAGCCAGATCGAAACCGGGGCGATGGATGCCCAGGATAACCCCTTGAAACATGCCCCCCACACCGCTGCTTGCCTCACGGTGGATGCATGGCCCCACGCCTATTCCCGTGCTCAGGCGGTGTATCCTACGGCATGGACGAGGCAGCGTAAATTCTGGCCAGCGGTGGCCCGGGTGGACAATGCCTATGGCGATCGCAACTTAGTCTGCGCTTGCCTACCGATGTCGGCCTACGCTTAG